One stretch of Streptomyces sp. 135 DNA includes these proteins:
- a CDS encoding ABC transporter substrate-binding protein yields MRRPPHPAPAALLLPLALLLAACSGTSSAGTSVGGAGGGTDGKGSLTLNVGDQRGGSEAVLRAAGELDDLTYKIRWSTFTSGPPLLEAVNAKAVDIGAVGNTPPVFAAGAGSKISVIAASHGTAAGEAILVPNGSPLKKPRDLKGRSVAVAQGSSAHFQLIASLEKAGLGFKDIKVKYLQPADALAAFTSGKVDAWAVWDPYTSQVLRAKTGRVLTDGDGVVNGLNFQVAAPGALKDKKKSAAVADYLKRLRRAQDWVHDHPQAWAKVWAKDTGLPYEVAFDAVKRTNGTRVPVAVDKNVVTSEQEIADTFTALKLIPRRIDFGDFVDTRFNGGLPPSTTKPRTYRAHTNGEES; encoded by the coding sequence ATGCGACGACCACCACACCCCGCCCCGGCCGCCCTGCTCCTCCCCCTGGCCCTGCTCCTCGCCGCCTGCTCCGGCACCTCGTCGGCCGGCACCTCGGTCGGCGGCGCGGGTGGCGGTACCGACGGCAAGGGGTCGCTCACCCTCAACGTCGGTGACCAGCGCGGCGGTTCGGAAGCCGTGCTGCGCGCGGCCGGGGAGCTCGACGACCTCACGTACAAGATCCGCTGGTCGACCTTCACCTCCGGGCCGCCGCTCCTGGAGGCCGTCAACGCCAAGGCCGTCGACATCGGCGCGGTGGGCAATACCCCGCCTGTGTTCGCGGCGGGCGCGGGTTCGAAGATCTCCGTGATCGCCGCGAGCCATGGCACGGCGGCGGGCGAGGCGATCCTCGTCCCGAACGGCTCGCCCTTGAAGAAGCCACGGGACCTCAAGGGCCGCTCCGTCGCCGTGGCACAGGGGTCGTCCGCGCACTTCCAGCTGATCGCCTCCCTTGAGAAGGCGGGCCTCGGCTTCAAGGACATCAAGGTCAAGTACCTGCAACCGGCTGATGCGCTCGCCGCGTTCACCAGTGGCAAGGTGGACGCCTGGGCTGTCTGGGACCCGTACACCTCACAAGTGCTGCGGGCGAAGACGGGCCGCGTCCTGACCGACGGCGACGGTGTCGTGAACGGCCTCAACTTCCAGGTCGCGGCGCCCGGCGCGCTGAAGGACAAGAAGAAGTCCGCGGCCGTCGCCGACTACCTCAAGCGCCTGCGCAGGGCGCAGGACTGGGTCCACGACCATCCTCAGGCATGGGCGAAGGTCTGGGCGAAGGACACCGGCCTGCCCTACGAGGTGGCGTTCGACGCGGTCAAGCGCACCAACGGCACGCGGGTTCCAGTGGCCGTGGACAAGAACGTCGTGACCTCCGAGCAGGAGATCGCGGACACCTTCACCGCGCTGAAGCTGATCCCGCGCCGCATCGACTTCGGCGATTTCGTCGACACCCGTTTCAACGGCGGGCTGCCGCCCTCCACCACCAAGCCGCGCACGTACCGCGCG